One window of the Eucalyptus grandis isolate ANBG69807.140 chromosome 8, ASM1654582v1, whole genome shotgun sequence genome contains the following:
- the LOC104415435 gene encoding LOW QUALITY PROTEIN: calcium-transporting ATPase 12, plasma membrane-type (The sequence of the model RefSeq protein was modified relative to this genomic sequence to represent the inferred CDS: inserted 1 base in 1 codon), producing MYIYIANDKLSKSTKPIPSIQPQSIIVDSLRNVFETLFLLIRADPFVLSSCSSMSSLRFQKPSEAGTDALLDRRNSLRKIIHRQRWRRAFTVIYFTRALESMLRPVLRKKTDLLRSLSYVALDINGDVDLDDSPRVGDGPSLRDVEPKILSNMVREKRLESLAQLGGIKQLASILITNPDNGLSGDATDLMQRTDVFGTNKYNKPPAKKFLSFVLDAFKDMTIIILIACAVLSLVFGIKQDGLKEGWYNGGSIILAIFLVVIVSALSNYKQGRQFQKLSKECSNIRVEVVRDGRRQPISIFDIVVGDVMCLKIGDQIPADGLFVDGHSLKVDESSMTGESDHIEIHRENPFLLSGTKVIDGYGRMMVASVGMNTAWGEMMSSVSRDLDEETPLQARLNKLTSFIGKIGLLVAALVLLILMIRYFTGNTQDEAGHREFTSGMTKSADVMDAVLRIVAAAVTIVVVAIPEGLPLAVTLTLAYSMKRMMGDNAMVRKLSACETMGSATTICTDKTGTLTLNQMKVTEFWMGKEHVNRDASREIAANILEVLLQGTGLNTTGTVHKRPSVSVPEILGSPTEKAILSWGVLELGMMMDELKQDWEIIQVEAFNSEKKRSGVAVRRRGEQVIHIHWKGAAEMILALCSDYYSQNGMVNVMNDEASSEFRTIIKNMADKSLRCIAFAYKKINGSLSQVHGRVEEDGLTLLGIVGIKDPCRPGVRDAVASCRSAGVNIKMITGDNVHTARAIALECGILNPDKDLEHEAIVEGAQFRNYSPEQRMAAIEKIQVMARSSPFDKLLMVQCLKQKGHVVAVTGDGTNDAPALKEADIGLSMGIQGTEVAKESSDIIILDDNFASVVTVLKWGRCVYNNIQKFIQFQLTVNVAALVINFIAAVSSGDVPLTAVQLLWVNLIMDTLGALALATDQPTNDLMLKPPVGRTEPLINRVMWRNLTSQALYQVIVLLTLQFKGSSIFGVDEKVRDTIIFNCFVLCQVFNEFNXRKLEDKNVFKGIHRNKLFLGIVSMTIILQVVMVEFLKRFANTERLDWGQWGACIGLAALSWPIGWLVKCIPVSGKKFNFLLC from the exons atgtatatatatattgcaaatgaCAAACTATCCAAATCAACCAAGCCAATTCCCTCCATTCAACCCCAGTCAATCATCGTTGACTCCCTAAGAAACGTCTTTGAAACTCTATTTTTGCTAATTCGAGCAGACCCTTTTGTTCTCTCTTCCTGTTCATCCATGTCGTCTTTGAGGTTTCAGAAACCCAGTGAGGCGGGAACCGATGCCTTGCTTGACCGCCGCAATAGCCTGAGGAAGATCATCCACAGGCAAAGGTGGCGCCGGGCTTTCACGGTCATATACTTCACGAGGGCTCTCGAGTCCATGTTGAGACCAGTCCTCAGGAAGAAGACTGACCTGTTGCGGTCGCTCTCGTACGTCGCCCTCGACATCAACGGCGACGTCGACCTTGATGATTCACCACGTGTAGGGGATGGCCCTTCACTTCGAGATGTTGAACCGAAGATCCTGAGTAACATGGTAAGGGAGAAAAGGTTAGAATCTCTGGCTCAACTTGGTGGCATAAAACAACTCGCTTCGATTCTCATCACAAATCCTGACAATGGCTTGAGCGGGGATGCAACTGACCTCATGCAGCGAACTGATGTTTTTGGTACGAATAAGTACAATAAACCTCCAGCAAAGAAATTTTTGAGTTTTGTGCTTGATGCATTTAAAGACATGACCATAATCATTCTCATTGCATGCGCTGTCCTCTCATTAGTATTTGGTATCAAACAAGATGGCCTTAAAGAAGGCTGGTATAATGGTGGGAGTATAATCCTTGCCATCTTTCTAGTCGTCATTGTCTCTGCTCTCAGCAACTACAAGCAAGGAAGGCAGTTCCAGAAACTTTCAAAAGAGTGCAGCAACATAAGAGTGGAGGTTGTGAGAGATGGCAGGAGGCAACCGATTTCCATATTCGATATCGTCGTAGGCGATGTCATGTGTCTCAAGATTGGCGACCAGATTCCAGCTGACGGGTTGTTTGTGGATGGCCATTCCCTGAAGGTTGATGAGTCTAGCATGACTGGGGAAAGCGATCACATTGAAATCCACAGAGAGAATCCTTTCTTGCTCTCAGGCACCAAAGTGATAGATGGCTACGGGCGCATGATGGTCGCTTCTGTCGGCATGAACACTGCATGGGGCGAGATGATGAGTTCCGTGAGCCGCGACTTAGATGAAGAGACCCCGCTCCAAGCCCGTCTAAACAAGTTGACTTCCTTCATCGGGAAAATTGGGCTGTTGGTGGCTGCATTGGTACTTCTCATCTTGATGATCCGCTACTTCACCGGAAACACCCAAGATGAGGCTGGACACAGAGAATTCACCAGTGGAATGACCAAGTCTGCTGATGTGATGGACGCGGTGTTGCGCATAGTTGCCGCAGCAGTGACCATTGTGGTGGTGGCTATACCTGAGGGCTTGCCTTTGGCTGTCACCTTGACACTGGCCTACTCCATGAAGCGCATGATGGGCGACAATGCCATGGTCCGGAAGCTCTCTGCCTGTGAAACCATGGGTTCTGCCACAACAATCTGCACAGATAAAACCGGGACTCTCACGTTAAACCAGATGAAGGTCACGGAGTTCTGGATGGGAAAAGAACATGTGAATAGAGATGCATCCAGAGAAATAGCAGCCAACATCCTTGAAGTCCTACTACAAGGAACTGGTTTGAACACCACAGGTACTGTCCACAAGCGACCTTCTGTTTCTGTTCCTGAAATTTTAGGAAGTCCAACTGAGAAAGCAATACTTTCTTGGGGTGTGCTCGAATTGGGTATGATGATGGATGAACTGAAGCAAGACTGGGAGATAATCCAAGTCGAGGCATTCAATtctgagaaaaagagaagtgggGTCGCAgtgaggaggagaggagagcaGGTCATTCACATACACTGGAAGGGAGCAGCTGAGATGATCTTGGCATTGTGTTCAGATTATTATAGCCAGAATGGGATGGTGAATGTCATGAATGATGAAGCGAGTTCTGAGTTCAggacaattataaaaaatatggcGGACAAAAGCCTGCGCTGCATTGCATTCGCctacaaaaaaatcaatggtTCACTGTCTCAAGTTCATGGGAGAGTTGAGGAAGATGGACTTACGTTGCTAGGGATAGTGGGGATAAAGGATCCATGCAGACCGGGCGTGAGAGATGCAGTGGCATCTTGTAGAAGTGCCGGAGTGAACATCAAAATGATCACAGGTGACAATGTGCACACTGCAAGAGCTATAGCCTTGGAATGTGGGATACTCAATCCCGACAAAGATCTTGAACATGAAGCCATAGTAGAGGGTGCCCAGTTCCGTAACTACTCGCCTGAACAGAGAATGGCAGCAATTGAGAAAATCCAGGTAATGGCTAGATCTTCCCCATTTGATAAGCTTTTGATGGTGCAGTGCTTGAAGCAGAAAGGGCATGTGGTGGCAGTCACTGGTGATGGCACGAATGATGCACCAGCCCTAAAAGAAGCAGATATCGGCCTCTCCATGGGCATCCAAGGCACTGAGGTTGCAAAGGAGAGCTCAGATATCATCATCCTTGATGACAATTTCGCCTCTGTGGTGACTGTGTTGAAATGGGGGCGGTGTGTCTACAACAACATTCAAAAGTTCATCCAGTTTCAGCTCACAGTGAATGTGGCCGCCCTCGTCATCAACTTCATTGCTGCAGTCTCTTCTGGCGATGTCCCTTTGACGGCAGTCCAGCTTCTTTGGGTGAACTTGATTATGGACACCCTGGGAGCTTTGGCGTTGGCAACAGATCAACCCACAAATGATCTCATGCTAAAACCACCAGTTGGACGAACCGAGCCTCTTATCAACAGAGTCATGTGGAGGAATCTCACCTCTCAGGCCTTGTACCAAGTTATCGTCCTCCTGACCCTGCAATTCAAGGGGAGTTCCATTTTTGGAGTGGATGAAAAAGTGAGGGACACAATTATTTTCAACTGCTTCGTCCTGTGCCAGGTCTTCAATGAATTTA GCAGGAAGCTGGAGGACAAAAATGTATTCAAAGGGATACATAGGAACAAGTTGTTCTTGGGCATCGTTAGCATGACGATAATTCTTCAAGTGGTGATGGTGGAGTTTCTGAAGAGGTTTGCCAACACCGAGAGGCTGGACTGGGGACAATGGGGCGCTTGCATCGGACTTGCAGCTTTGTCATGGCCAATTGGTTGGCTTGTTAAGTGCATTCCCGTCTCCGGCAAGAAGTTCAACTTTCTCTTGTGCTGA